One genomic window of Phycisphaerales bacterium includes the following:
- a CDS encoding TolC family protein has product MPQLRRAVLAPALASTLLLVSGCVTPWDRAPQSDALLGPDGRLKHIKPLDLRRVAVSSELEANPEPAPELPRAVVIDAGAGVVPLTIEAARAAAIENNLDVRVSLISPAIAAEQVSEEEAAFEATFRVTGVAQQTDTPTFSTLQDAQQEFQSLNPALVIPTRLGGDFTISTPFSRNQTNNPFATVDPAFTQDLEFSISQPLLRGAGRRATTAALRIAALDRDLAAARTKLEVIAQLAAVDRAYWQLYSARQEIEVRVQQRDLAIAQLERAERQLEAQRIAEIEVLRAQSGVADRAEAIIVAENQAAVRQRELKRLLNLPELPVQSETMIDLASVPDPALYEANTTTLIDGALASRMELLEVELQLAQDLVRIELGENQALPQLDLNALYRINGLGGNHGGATEVLVENEFEDWRIALTAAIPIGNEAALSRLRGLVLSRLQRISTRQSREQTIRQDVLDALDDMATSWQRVIAARERVRLATRTLRAEERQFGVGRTTSTDVLDASTRLADAQLSELSAIVDYQISQVNLAVATGTLLGQARVDLEFAPRPELGGFRYAPRADQN; this is encoded by the coding sequence GCTTCGTCGCGCCGTGCTCGCCCCGGCACTCGCCTCAACTCTTCTCTTGGTATCCGGGTGCGTGACGCCGTGGGACCGTGCGCCGCAGAGCGACGCGCTGCTCGGGCCCGATGGCCGCCTGAAGCACATCAAGCCGCTGGACCTCCGCCGCGTCGCCGTGTCGAGCGAGTTGGAGGCCAACCCCGAGCCCGCGCCCGAGCTCCCGCGTGCGGTCGTGATCGATGCCGGCGCCGGCGTGGTGCCACTGACGATCGAGGCAGCTCGGGCCGCCGCGATCGAGAACAACCTGGACGTCCGCGTCTCGCTCATCTCCCCGGCCATCGCGGCCGAGCAGGTCTCCGAAGAAGAGGCCGCCTTCGAGGCCACCTTCCGCGTGACGGGCGTGGCCCAGCAGACCGACACGCCCACCTTCAGCACGCTGCAGGACGCTCAGCAGGAGTTCCAATCGCTCAATCCCGCGCTGGTGATCCCCACGAGGCTGGGCGGAGACTTCACGATCTCGACGCCCTTCTCACGCAACCAGACCAACAACCCCTTCGCGACGGTCGATCCCGCGTTCACGCAAGACCTCGAGTTCAGCATCAGCCAGCCGTTGCTCCGCGGGGCCGGGCGTCGCGCGACGACGGCGGCGCTCCGCATCGCCGCGCTCGACCGCGACCTTGCCGCCGCGCGCACGAAGCTCGAGGTCATCGCGCAACTCGCCGCCGTCGACCGGGCGTACTGGCAGCTCTACTCGGCCCGGCAGGAGATCGAGGTCCGCGTCCAGCAGCGAGACCTCGCGATCGCCCAGCTCGAGCGGGCCGAGCGGCAGCTCGAGGCCCAGCGCATCGCCGAGATCGAGGTGTTGCGCGCCCAGAGCGGCGTGGCCGACCGGGCCGAGGCGATCATCGTGGCCGAGAACCAGGCCGCCGTGCGACAGCGGGAGCTCAAGCGCCTCCTCAACCTGCCCGAGCTGCCCGTGCAGAGCGAGACGATGATCGACCTGGCCAGCGTGCCCGACCCGGCGCTCTACGAGGCCAACACCACCACGCTCATCGACGGCGCCCTGGCCTCGCGCATGGAGCTGCTCGAGGTCGAGCTCCAGCTCGCGCAAGACCTCGTCCGCATCGAATTGGGCGAGAACCAGGCCCTCCCGCAGCTCGATCTCAACGCGCTCTACCGCATCAACGGCTTGGGCGGCAACCACGGCGGGGCGACCGAGGTGCTGGTCGAGAACGAGTTTGAGGACTGGCGCATCGCGCTCACCGCCGCGATCCCCATCGGCAACGAAGCCGCGCTCTCACGCCTCCGCGGGCTCGTACTCAGCCGGCTGCAGCGCATCTCGACCAGGCAGTCGCGCGAGCAGACCATCCGCCAGGATGTGCTCGACGCGCTCGACGACATGGCCACGAGCTGGCAGCGCGTCATCGCCGCACGCGAGCGCGTTCGCCTGGCGACCCGCACCCTGCGGGCCGAGGAGCGGCAGTTTGGCGTCGGCCGCACGACCAGCACCGACGTGCTCGACGCGAGCACGCGCCTGGCCGACGCCCAGCTCAGCGAGCTCTCGGCCATCGTCGATTACCAGATCTCGCAGGTCAACCTTGCGGTCGCAACCGGCACGCTCCTGGGCCAGGCCCGCGTCGATCTCGAGTTCGCGCCGCGGCCGGAGCTCGGCGGCTT